A region of the Cannabis sativa cultivar Pink pepper isolate KNU-18-1 chromosome 3, ASM2916894v1, whole genome shotgun sequence genome:
TGAACCGTAACAATGTTCCTCCCACACGATGCCATATGAGAAATCACATTTACTGATCTCAATTTTTGTGCAAACATTAATAATAACTATTGTCAATAACTCTGACCACTTTCATCACAATAATATTGTGCTTGTATTCTATTTGAGATTAGACACATTAAGATCACTTTAAATATGACTCTTCTGGATGGTATTTTTTCAAAGACTTTATTAATACAAATCGTTAGTAACACAGTTTTGAAATCAAAGCAAATAGAAAGCTCATTAAAAATAcaatctataatgaaattaaaaacaCGTGTTGTGCTAAGAAATGAACTACTTTATTAGCAAaacatttaacaaaaaataataaaatacttcTGAACTCTAAATGCAAGGATCGACATTCTTTAATGACACACCACATTATTACAGATTGCTTAAAAAACAATAAGACAATTTGTCTCAAGAATCACATTTATTAGATCGAGAGAGAAAATAATGAACATAGAAGGAAAATGAACTCTGTTTTATTGATTGACAAGAGTTGAATACAGAGTATAATGAATGAGCTATATATAGCTCGAATATACAGTTACAAGTTAGTTGCTTATGACAGTAACTGAACAACAATTAACCACTAACAACTTGCCTAACTAACTCTAACTAACAGTTCAACGGTCTAGCTTGAtactccccctcaagatggatgGTATATGTCTACCAATCCAATCTTGTCCTTTAAAGTCTTGAACTGGTTAGGTAGAAGTGCCTTGGTTACCATATATCTGCAAGTTGATCTTTGGTGGAGACATGTGAGGTCTTAATCAAGCTGTCCTGTATCTTTTGTCTGATTAAATGGCAGTCAATCTCAATGTCTTTCGTTCTTTCATGAAACATAGGATTGGCTGCAATATGCAAAGCTGCCTTGTTGTCACAGAACATCAAAGCTGGACCTTTGTGTTCAATCCTGAGTTCCTCGAGCAATGACAATTCCCAAGTAATCTCACTCACAGTATTTGTCATTGCCCTGTACTCTACTTCAGCAGAGGACCTCAAAACTATCTGttgcttttttctttttcaagagatgatcgaatcaccaagaaaaacaCAAAATCATATAGTTAATCTCCTAGTATCCACACATACTGCCCAGTTAGAGTTTGTGTAGGCTTTGAGCAATATTTCAAATGTAACAGGCAAAAGTATTCCTTATCATGGACTTGACTTAACATATTGCAAAACCCTTTGTGCAGCTTGGAGATGCCTAGATCTAGGAGCAGTAAAAAATTGACTTAGTTTGTTTACAGGATAGGCTATGTCAAGTATAGTGATGATTAGATATTACAGCTTCCCACTGATCTTTCTATGCAatgtagtgttgggttttatgccctaaataaaactcatttcatataatcagatttacttattaataaagatcagaaataacattttatgttgcatggttcacatgatttatttcatgattatatgtatataatgtatgaattctttttaagtccagaacatatgagttggttaaagagcgttctatatgactgagagtgcaattccaagttctaagtgtggattcaatgaggaattaataagttagggaatttacttggtaaattcggttcgacttattggaagctcggttatatagacccatggtccccatactagttgagaccatactgcttgtaagactcagttaattgattttaattaatcaattataattctaaaagttagactatgtctactttatgaattctcacagtttaaggatgaaatcataaagaaaagggtttctaggtttaattattaattgagagactttgcatgtctaattaataattattttaaatgataatattatttaataatctatttcagttattaaataattagttttggcatttaaatgattagaattggaaaaatagcatttttagagaaatagaaataaaattgaggaaactgcaaaatccaagtgagaccCATGaaaccctatggccggccacctctttgtgattttcccaattattattttcatttttaaatgccatgtaattgctaatcaaagcctagcaataataggaaagtggtggatcacactaaataaggcagttaatcaattacacagtaaaagaggaaactgttttatttggaaagttgtgctctcccttttccctatataaagcaacccttgttctcttctcttgcatgtcttTTGTATGCATGCATAAgaccacgaaattcaagagagaaaaagagagtaaattttgaaatccttgtgagatgagtagtgcccacacacatcaagtggtacctcaatcatagtatgtaagactatggaatttctgcatcaaagaaggaaaaaagaagatccaggttcagatcttggtgatgctctgctacagaaaggaatcaagggctagagatctgaacggaatgagtcatattattccgctgcacctactgtaaggttttctaactttatatgtgtttattttcattgttttagaattcatattaggttgttaatccaacatacttgttagtaaatctagatcctggtaaaataatttccaacatgcaGGATCTGCAAAATCATCCTTTTCATCTTGAGCTTCTTGTGACAGTTTCAGATTCACTTCCATGGGTGTGCTAACAGGTTTAGATCCAAGGTATCCAAGCTCTTCAAGAAGCTGAAGTGCATAAGGCCTTTGTGAAATGAAAATTCCTTTATTGGACCTAGAAACTTCAAGTCCTAGAAATACTTTAGATTACCTAAATCCTTTAATTTAAACCTATTGTTTAGTCTGATTTTGAGTGCTTCCAAATCACCAATATTGTTGCTTACAATTATAACATCATCTACATAAACCAGTAGAATGATGAAACTTGCAGAAGTGAATTTCATGAACAAGGAATGATTTGTTGCTAAATGCCAGAACCCTTCTTTAATAAGAGTAGTGGAGAATTTTTCAAACCACTATCTAGAAGCCTGCCTTAATCCATATAGAGACTTTTTGAGTTTACACACTGCATTTGGTGGTAGTTTGGTCTCCCCTTTAGGACTATACTTAGGAGGTAGAGTCATAAAAACATCTTCATGAAGATCCCCATGAAGAAAGGAATTGTTTACATCAACTTGATGTAAATGCTAGCCATACACAACAACAAGAGCAAGAAAAAGCTTGACTGTAACAAGCTTTGTGACAGGGGAAAATGTACTAGAAAAATTAATCGCTTCTTGTTGGTtatatgtaaagcccgcttagtttaatttagaaattagcagttaatcttgattaattatgaaattatttatagctatttaaataatttattatactgttatttattgaattcagtgatgcattttatgtcatgtagtagtttgcataattttgcattccggtgtccgatattttggaacccggtgtttggctcagtagaaatcacaacttagtatgttagtattttgggacggtttattagacattgggaatgtcgggaatggccgggaatttagaatttcccaaaaatacccttttagtgtgctttatgtgattttagtgtggaggggcaaaatggtctttttgccccaatgagattttgtcttttagtgatttttattaaatgaaaaataaatgttatttatgatttatttggctgaaataatattGTTTTATGTAAAGTGGGTTGttatttcatttttacaaaactctacacttagaaaaaaaagtagaaatttCAAAGCTCTTTTCTCTCAAgcactctctcttttcggccctccttgagcagcaaggaagtggaattttccttggtgattcaagctcattTTGAGCAGATTTTGTGATCTCTATTTGCTTGTAAGCCTTCTTCATCCTTCCTTAAtgtttcttgaagtttttaaGATGAAAATggtatgatgcatgcatgaatttgtggctgttgttgctatgttttttatgttgtttacagaagcttaattaggtttaaaatgaatggattatctaggttttaatgcatgcttgctatcttgtttaaagttatgatttttctaactaaatatgtgatttttgaaagaaattgtataatctgttgctgggatgttgttgatgtttttagttgttttcagaggttataatatgcttgtttaagaggatttaagttggtttgaatgcatgttaggtgattttactcaagtttgagtttagaactcaaagcttgagctttaatggcacttttcgcTTTGGTGcattctgggtggttttggtgccttagaaatgttctttgggtcatatggaataggtctggaaggtttgaattgatttggagtcgaattgtgcaagttatgaatttttatgtttcTTTGCGAGGaacggaattcggttgtgcatccggaattcggatgggggttctgaattttccggAACCGAATTCGATTGGGCAATAGGTCtctggttggggaaaattctgaaaccctagatttcctcgattttatgttttagggggtattgccatgctttttatcgatagggaaacttttagttccgagtttaagtccccgggaagtgatttagcgtatcacttatagtgttgtgatttttatggtttaggagcacatgtccgtaGCGCgattaaagttccagtcaggttgaccggctcacctgaattcggaatccaggtaagattagtataacagtatgcatatgtagattacatgtttagcgtgcatgtaggaagcctgttagattacattagttatgtatgttggcttcgaaccatccaaccctgtcacgtcggtacgagtggagtatgaccgacggcggagtatggccaggttcggccgatcagtcgacacttggttggtggttccgtactattaacgtatcccgtcggtacggtggagtatgaccggcaatgagtatgaccggttcgatcgatcgagtggatatagtaacacgtcggtacgagtggagtatgaccgacaacggagtatggccaggttcggccgatcagccgttacgtgtcaatagtaccgtccctatgaacgttcggaaCTCGatgccgtgttggacacggcggtagtggctcgatgcaggtgttggacacggcagtagcgggactcagtatcgtgttggacacggcagttagggttatgatcaggggtatgggcgtctgatcatgaccgtgattatgtatgaatattattatgcttttcttactgagtctgtcgactcacagttctacgtttatgtgtaggtaaaggcaaggctaaagctgatggaccgtgaacgagcttgtgaagattgtacatgtcggggcggttaggcctggagcgtacgatcatcgggacagcgaggctgattttgtaactggtcgttagacgacatttatttttgtgtatcagttaaactgttaaatttttttgtaaatgattttataatcgggatcccgagtcttttgtaatattgtcttataagtttaattaaaaagcaaaattttaattaatcacgtttttccataaacctcgttgattagcaacgagctgcacagtatgtttaaaaatcacgtaatacgcctatgttagttagggtgctacagagagagagagagagagagagagagagagagagagagagagagagagagagagagagagagagagagagagagagagagagagagagagagagagagagagagagagagagagagagagagagagagagagagagagattcctttacttgctttgttttttttttttttttttgaaaatgataTAACACTCTTATTTTAATCACATAAACTTACCAAAATAACTCAGCCAAGAATCATAAAAATCAGCTTAACTTAACCCACAAAAGACCAAATACAACTTGATACAAAAGACCATTTTTCCCTTTTAAACACTAAAAATTACTAAAAGTcactaagggtattttgggaaattttaaATTCCTGACTAATCTCAACATTCCCAATGATTAAAAATACCGCATtgctatactaaaatactaagatgtgattctaccgagccatacaccgcgttgcatgttgccgggcactgaacatgcataaatatgaaatttctatatatgacatacaaaatgcattctgaattcaaatagatcatcataaataattatttaaatatcaataaataattttcgtaattaaaccctaattatctgttaatttctaaatttaaattaagcggtctttacattaaAACCCGAAAATTCAAAACTGCATTTCATCCGTGTCCAAACCACCTCCATAGAAAGCCGAAGAAACTCCAGAAATGGCagagaaaaataataacaaacctTATTTAACAATggtagtattttaaaaaaaacaaatatgggCTTGTAGTTCAAAAAAATGCGAACccatatcttcttcttcttctttttcctcCTCCTTCAGCTCTTGGCTTGTTGCTCGATCAGATTTGGGAGGACTAGGCCTGGCTATCGGTGAACGAAGAGAGACAGGAGCTGAAAAACTTAGGAGAGGGGAGATCTGGTTCTTCATCAAGTTTTCGCGGTCATTGAAGCCAAAAATGGCCCTCGTCTCGTGGTTGTGGGAGACTTGCTAGTAACAGCGACGAACTAACAGGGAAACCGCGAGAGGAGactgtgagagagagagagagagagagagagagagagagagagagagagagagagagagagagagagagagagagagagagagagagagagagagagagagagagagagagagagagagagagagagagagagagagagagagagagagagagagagagagagagagagagagagagagagagagagagagagagagagagaggaggacATATGGATACATACCGAGAAAGGAGGATGGAGAAGACGCTTGCCGAAGCTCGCGTGAAAGAGATGCCAGAGAAAGGGACAGAGAAGATGGTTGTTCGAGGATGGAAACGGGCCAGAGTTTCAATGTTTGCTCCAttggaaagaagaagaagaagaagaagaagaagaagaagaagaaagaagggtGGCGACGGTAGGGTTTTTTTGAGAATAAAATGGAGAGAGGAGGTTTTCTTTCAAAAGAAGaataaaagaaatagaaaaagaaaagataaagaaaagaaatatagatttattattattattttatttttataattttaaactattttttaaataataaataatacgtGGACCACTAACAATTTTTCACGTGTAGTGTATACGTGGACTGTCCAATGTGGCACTTAATAGAAGTCTTTGGACGGAAATATAGAAAACAAAACATAATGTGAGTTTATTAAGTTTTACTGTCAAAAAATAAGTTAATGAGTTTAAGTGTTACAAAtcgtaaaatttaaataattttacttcTAATatccatacatatatatatatatatatttttttttgaaaggaacAGAAAGAGCCTAACTCTAtttgacatatatatattttttaatttaagtatttatatattataatgcaTATCTTAAGACTCCACCCAATACCTTTAACACATACTTTTATGGTTACCTGAGTTAGTATTTGACTTATATTTtactacattaaaaaaaaaaaataacttaaatataACACACGACCCTAGTATTGTGATGCTCTTAGTCCCAATTTTAATTGAGTTGAGAGTGTTTATAGTATTTTCTTGAGAAAAAATGGCCTATTTTGCATAATTATTCGAAAAACATGAGCTATAGATCTTTGATTTGTTTTCCTTGGTTCTGTTACTGTTTCcaccctaaaaaaaaaaaaaaaaaatctttgatttgttttttgaacttttttttttctggtgaATATATTCCGTTGTCTATAGTACTATCTCAAATAATTTTGACAATATTTTCTTTCACAATAGATATTTAATGCTCGtaagaatataatatattatacaaaTTATGACGAGTGATTCAATTCAAACCATGATTCTTGAAAACTGCATTGTGAATTCGCACTGACTATttcactcatttttttttttttttatcgtatGCTTTTATTTTGgcatcatttattttaaatgtattttggtatcatttaatatttaaatgagATTCAAAAAACAACCAAATATAAGACTATTTTTAATGTAAGATTCAAAATTTGTGTTATATTTAtcaccaaaaataaattatatttagccTACTATTAAAAATTATGCCCCAATACACaagaagtaaaaaaaatataatattattattgatcatcatttaatattttattaaagtatataaatatcattatttttttttattttttcattacttaaataataaaaatatggcaaataaagaaaataaaattatgtcaAAGTGaaatgaattaataattaatagtaCTATAATAAATAACAAAGTAGAATTTATTGTGATCTAATTATCTTTTATTCCTATAAGGacccgtttggtacgcaggattggACTGAAAAAGATTAGactggactggacaagattggattatgctgaaagtaatcctgtgtttggtttaaaaatggactggactattttatttatttccttttagaaaaaaaaaacttaaattaaataaaaacatataataataaattaaaattaaaatatataataataaataaatataaataaataattcgtagcaaaaaaaaataataatatatcatatataattaagaatatatcataaatatataataaaatattttgtcatattttttatttaataaataattaaaatagtaaaataaaaatacttgaataatataaaattgtttatcttaaacactaatttaatcactaatttaatataaatattaattttttaaaatatttatataaattttttagtaatttaaaaataatatataattttattgtcatattttttttttcttagaatcaatttaagtaactattatttaattaataatattctaaattttaaaaacttatgtataataattcaaaattatacatttttactaattttaatgaatacgtttttgataaataaatgtataaataaatgtgtgataattatttcctttaaattctaattaaatttaaagtatattaataaaatttaaattaaaaaaacgattaaaaaaatctcacctgcatgaaattatttatcccaccctgctggatgggataaataatgccagacagatgaggttaattggattagttatccagacttctaacatgcccaaacactgAATTTAACAAATTAGCCTGTCTAATCCAATCTagtcctgcgtaccaaacggacCCTAAGTGTGCTAAGATATAAATAGTGCTTGCATTCAGTTCTCCATATATAAATGGCTTTTGCTTTATTAGGAAATGACAGGTGcttcatatataaattaaaaaaatttaccatGACATTTTGCTACTTCAACTTAGATTCAAAATCCCACTTCTCTTTTTTCTGTATACATGACAATGTTTAACCCCCATTTTACATAGTTCTAATTACAGCAAAATAACATAACAAAAGAAATTGTACACCAAAGTTCCATCCCAAAAGAATTCAAAACACTTTTTTTTAGGGGGGTCTTGTTTTCTTGGTTGCTTCTTTTTAAGGCTCCCTGGATGCTCAGCTACTCATTGGCATTGATTTCGACAAGAGTGGACCCATCACAAGATGCCTCCTCACACAACAATGACAATAACAATCACAAAAGAAGAAAGGAATTGGGAAATAaggtaaaaagaaaaatttaagatgTGAACATTGAGGGAATTTTCCATTAGTGCTACTTAATTATAGCATAATGGTAAATTAAAATGTATGTGTGACaaattttgactattttttccaACATTCGGGAGTTAAAGAATGGTCTCTCTTATAGTCTTTGCAATAGTTGTACACCATGTGGTAACGCTGGACCCATCTCATGGTCCTGTACTGCTGCCGGGTCAAGCCGCCGGACCGAAAAGGCGAGGCGGAAACTGGGTGACACCTGGCCGGAGCATAGGCTGAGCAGCCACCAGCCTTGAAATTGGTGTACTGAGCAACAAATGGTTGGTATTTATAATCAGCTTTGTATTTACCATCTTCTGTGGCCCATGATGAGGCATCCCATATTGAACCATATAACCACATTGGCCTTAATGGAAAGGTTTCAGCACTCTTCTTAGGGTATCTCCTTATTGGCACATCATCAACAAGAAATctgcaataataataataataattaaattcaaaaagttTGGAATAATAGACAATTAGAACAGTCTAAAAAGCTCTTATTGCACCTACTATAAATAGTActtgtatatattaattaattttggtatactAAACTATTGTGTGTCACTTAGATACTAGTGGCCATCAAGTGGAACATGTAGACAAGTTTCTTATAAAATCAAGATTTGTTAACTTTATCCATTTTTGTACAtttcttagattttttttttcttttcgaaAAGTGTTCCTATTCATGTGAtcaaattattctatttataaTTGCCCTTGTCAAAATCAATTGGCTCCTTTATTTTAGAGAATGattaaaatagtaattattatcATTACTATTGGTTAACTTACATTATTTCCTTTGGACTCCATAGAATGGCATAATGATGAAAAGCTTTAGTTGGATCAAACCAAAGATGAAACTTCATTTCTCTTCCAATAATTTTACCATCACCACTTCCTCTAATGTATACATTTGTTTGAAGTGTATAAGGCTTCCCAAATGTTGTTCCAAGGAACTCAATGTCCACTTCATCATGAAACCCCGGATGAGCTTCATTATTTGATAGCTGCCATATTTCACCCCCAATTCAATTTAGGCATGTAATTAATccaatatttataaaactataataaataaatatatatttccaaaaactaaatatattttctcaCATATAAAGATGTTATAACTCCTGCTGTATAACCAGGTTGGAGCTTAATAGAGGCACCAAAGTAGCCAGATCGAAATGGACGAACCGATTTGAACCCACTTCCTGAAATGCAAAAGCAAACCAACCTTTTTGTTAGAAAAGTGATCTTTTAAATGCCCATTAAGAGATtcattaaagaaaaaaactataaaaatgaaaaaaaataaaatataatgacCTGTAGTACTGTCAAGCCAGATTGTTAATGCATTCTGGTCTGTTCTCTGGTGTGAAGGACCCCAGAGATTTCTAAAGCCTTTATAAAAGCTCATTGGCCTGAATTTACTACTTGGCCAGTAGCCAGGGGAAGGTGGCCAGGCTGCATTGCTTGATGGAGCCATAAGAGTTAGAAGGAAGATTAGGATGATAAAAGCCATTAAAAGAGAAAGGAGTTTGTGATGAGATGAGATGTGAGaaaagaatagagagagagtgaTGAAACTATATAGAGAAATTGGAATGATTGTCTGTGCTTAAATGCAGGGGAGAGAGTGTGTGAGTGAGAGTATAGAAATATGAGTATGGTCGTACTGCCTTGAAataaatagaaaagattactgGGTCCCTCTTGGAGAGTTAATTAATAAGGTAAGAATGGAAATGTACGAGCGGTTAAAAAACTCCAAAAATAAAtgggaaaaaaattactaagaaAAACTAAACTGATGTATCATAGAAAAAGAGGGAAGATCTCTtaaagagaattttttttttaattattgacaTTATTTTAGTCTTTCTTTCATCACAACTACTTTCTTTCTCACCCTTAATGAGAAAACCTGTTGGCTTTGTTTTTCATTGGTGAAAAAACTTGAAATAGGAGTTGTGGTGCAGAGGAGGTAGATGTGTCTCTAttaaatgtgttttttttttctttttctttctttccccTCTTTTTGGGTATATGTTTTGTCTTTGTGACTCCACAGGAACTTGGACTTCTGTTAAAAAGGCCTTAACTCTTTTATGGCCTTATATTGAAAGCTGCATTTTCATCTTTATTATATAAACTATTATGGCATTATTGTTGGATTTACCCAATTTGTATGATGTTAGTTCTCCCACATCCAATATTTGCGGATAAAAATGTGAAAATATTGGAACTAAGGGTCAGATTCTGATATAGTCAAATCTTAAAAAGAAtgaaaactaaataaataaatagattggTTTCTAATGACATGTTTGTGTTTGTGAACTTCATCAATGTAGTGGGTTATATTGTCTGTATATATGGGACCCTTCTTTATTTGGTGATTTGATATTACCAAGCAAAAACCTTGTGACTTTGATCCCATATTGTGAAGTGTTTGTACGGATGACACATTATTATAGGCCCaatgtttatataatttaaCCAAGGTAGAGTCTCTATACATTTCACCACATATCTTTACTTTTCACATAAAGAATATCattcatatatctataatacatatatcatatatgtatgtataataagGATTTATGTAAATAAAGTTGCATTAATTATATTCATTTGAGGTAAATGTATGATTCATTAAAGTCAATGACTACTGCTGGATTTCTTTCTGCTACCAATTCAGAGAGATAGATATGTTGTACTTGAGATTGATTTTATGCATGCCATTGGATCACCTTATGTGGTGCTCTACTTCTCGTTTGATTCTTCTTAATTTATCTTGAAATAGAATATGCAGCATTGATGATATAATTACCTGTTTTGGACGGGAATCTTATAACTCAGATTTTTCTTTGCAGAAAGATAAGACTTCTTTGATTTGAAAAAGTTCTTTTGTACACACACATATCAAAaccattaaaaaagaaaaaaagaaagagaaatccATTAGAATTGTagtgatttgttttattttattcgtTAATAATAAAATGTCAAATTTGGGCTGTATATACATATTAcacaataattatttataagttCATAGTTTTAGAGCAATATTGGTTGCTCAACATGGACGCAAGAATTGGTGCTGTCTCAACTCCCCAACCAAATAATTTGGTTGTCTTTTGTAAGTAAGATAGAGTGACCCTTCCACAAGATTTATTCAAACTTTTTGATTTGAGGGACCACATCTCCAAAACATAGCAATCTAAAACAAAAT
Encoded here:
- the LOC115711233 gene encoding probable xyloglucan endotransglucosylase/hydrolase protein 32, with protein sequence MAFIILIFLLTLMAPSSNAAWPPSPGYWPSSKFRPMSFYKGFRNLWGPSHQRTDQNALTIWLDSTTGSGFKSVRPFRSGYFGASIKLQPGYTAGVITSLYLSNNEAHPGFHDEVDIEFLGTTFGKPYTLQTNVYIRGSGDGKIIGREMKFHLWFDPTKAFHHYAILWSPKEIIFLVDDVPIRRYPKKSAETFPLRPMWLYGSIWDASSWATEDGKYKADYKYQPFVAQYTNFKAGGCSAYAPARCHPVSASPFRSGGLTRQQYRTMRWVQRYHMVYNYCKDYKRDHSLTPECWKK